The following coding sequences are from one Nicotiana tabacum cultivar K326 chromosome 1, ASM71507v2, whole genome shotgun sequence window:
- the LOC107794160 gene encoding photosystem I reaction center subunit V, chloroplastic-like has product MASTLFSAPTFQGLRPLNKPTDSCVILNNKANSYKPMKKRCNLGVKAELNTSLVISLSTGLSLFLGRFVFFNFQRENVAKQGLPKQNGISHFEAGDSRAKEYVSLLKSNDPVGFNIVDVLAWGSIGHIVAYYILATSSNGYDPKFFG; this is encoded by the coding sequence ATGGCTTCTACTTTGTTCTCTGCACCAACATTTCAAGGTCTAAGACCTCTTAACAAACCAACTGATTCTTGTGTTATTCTCAACAATAAGGCCAATTCCTACAAACCCATGAAGAAAAGATGCAATCTTGGTGTTAAAGCTGAGCTCAACACATCTCTTGTTATTAGCTTGAGCACAGGACTATCACTTTTCTTGGGAAgatttgttttcttcaatttccaaaGAGAGAATGTGGCCAAACAAGGGTTGCCTAAGCAAAATGGAATTAGCCATTTTGAAGCTGGTGATTCCAGAGCCAAAGAATATGTTAGTTTGCTAAAATCTAATGATCCTGTTGGTTTCAACATTGTTGATGTTCTTGCTTGGGGCTCAATTGGTCATATTGTTGCTTATTATATTCTTGCCACTTCTAGCAATGGATATGATCCTAAGTTCTTTGGTTGA